Part of the Terrisporobacter glycolicus ATCC 14880 = DSM 1288 genome is shown below.
ATACTCAATACCTTTATTCTTCCCTACTTCTATCATTTCATTTTCTTTAAAAATATTATACCTATCCCATGCACAAGAAAATCCATCGCTACTCATCATAATTCTCACTTCGCCTTCCACATCAATATAACCATGTATAGATTTTTCAACAGCTTCCTTGTTAAATTCCAATATCCAATATCCTTTATCACTATTTTTTTTAAGTCTATTTTCTATTATGAGAGGAAGTAAAATATTCTTTTTTTCAAATATAGTTAAATTACATCTTTTATTTAGATTCTCCATCTTAGAGAATACTTTTTCATCCAATTTACAAACGCGTTCGTCTTTTATTATTATATCTTCATTTAATTTATTTAATAATAAAGTACAATCTCCAAGAAGAATATACTCTAATTTATCCGTGTAAAATTTTATTATTACTACAGATGCTGAAGGTAAATCTAAATTTTCGATTTTTAACCCATTTAATTTTAATAAATATTCTTTTTTTATCTTTTCTAATCCCTCTAATACTATTTCTTTTAGCGATTTATCTTTATCTATATTCTCTTGTAAGTATTTATTCCACCAAGATACATACCACTTAGCATCACTTTCTTTAGATATTAAGTTTTTATTATTTAATCCTGTGGCTCCATCTAATACCCACGCACCTTTTTTACATAATCCCACCATATCTTCATTGTAAATTCCACTACCTTTATCACAAAGTAGTTCAAATTCCTTAATATCTATTTCCATAGTCTCCTCCAAATTATGATATAAATATTTATCTGTAAATATTATTGTATAGTAAATATAAATTATTACAACCATTTCTTAGCAAGCAAAATTCATTACTCTTAAAGAAAGCTGTATTACCTATTTGGTAATACAGCTTTTTATTATATAGATTCAATAATTTTATTTTTTAATGTGAAAGTTATGTTGGTACCAACACCTTTTTCACTGTCTATTATCATTTTACCACCGTGTAGTTTTACAATTTCATTACTTATGGCAAGTCCAAGTCCACTACCTGATTTATTGAAATCTTCTTGGAAGAACTTATCTAAAACTTTAGTTAAGTTTTCTTTATTAATACCAACCCCATTATCAGTAACAGTAAATGTGGTAAATTCTTCTCCTTGTGATACAACTACAACAACATATCCACCTTCTGCAGTAAACTTAATAGCATTTTGGACCAAGTTAATTAAAACTTGTCTAAGTCTATTTTTATCACCTTGGATATCCAAAATTTCATCTGTTTTAAATTCTGTAAGAAGCGTAATATTTTTTTCATTTGCCTTAACAGCCAACTGAGTTACTACACCTTTTGCCAGTTTAGTTACATCTACCATATCAATTTGAAGTCTTATTCTATCTGAAGATAAACGAGAAAAATCTAGCAAATCTTCTACTAAAGATATCATTCTTTCTGTTTCATCTTGTATTATTCCAAGACCCAAATCTAGCTCTTCTTTTCCAATCCCTTCGTAGGCCAAAGTTTCACTCCATCCTTTTATGGATGTTAACGGAGTTCTAAGCTCATGAGATACAGAAGATATAAATTCTTCTTTTAGTTTTCTACTTTTATCAATTTCCACAGCCATATGCTCAAATGTTTGAACAAGATCTGCTATTTCATCATCATGCAGTTGCTCTTTTTTCAATTTGATATTGTAATTTCCTTGAGCCAATTCATTTGCAAATTGTTTTAAGTTTTTAAGTGGTTTAATTAAAGATTCTGCAAATCTCAAACTAAGTAAAAATGCAATAAGCAAAATAATTACACCTGCAATAATGAAGAAGAAAACAAGTTTAATTATGGTATTATCAATTTTTCTTAAAGACAAGCTATACCTAACAACACCTTCTATTTGGTTATTAACTTTAAGCGGTACAGATATACTCATAACATGTTCATTTGTTCCTACAATATTATATGTATAAGGCGTTAAGTTACTGCTTCCTTTTAATGCCTTATTTACATCTTCATATTCATACTTTTCATTAGTTTTTATTCCATACTTATCTAATATTACATTTTTATTTTTATCTATAAATTCAATAGAAAAATTTGTATTACTATTTACTTTTCCCTTTTCAAAAATATTAGAAACTTTATTTTCAAAACTAGTGGACTCCATTCCTACACCATCGTATATGTCCGTAGTATAGTTTGCTTGAGAAATCAAAGATTGTTTAGCTGAGTTGTAATAATAGTTTTGAAGATAAAACATAAATAGCCCTTCAAATAATGCTACTGTTATAATTATCATTATAAAATAATACTTTATGACTCTTTTTCTCAGACCTTCTAAATGTAGCACCTATTATTCATCCTTTCTAAAACAATATCCATAACCCCAAACTGTTTGGATGTACTTAGGTTTTGATGGATCATCTTCTATTTTATTTCTAATTCTTCTAATGTTAACATCTACTATTTTAAAATCGTATAAGTAATTACTTCCCCATACCTCATTTAATATTTGATCTCTACTTAATGATTTTTTAGCATTTACCATTAAGTATTTTACTATAGAAAATTCTGTAGGTGTTAATTCTATTTCTAATCCATTTTTATATAATTTTCTTTTATCTATGTTTAATACAAAAGGATCAGATATTATTTCATTACTCTTAAGCTTACTATCGTCTTTTTTAACTCTTCTTATAAGAGCTGATACCCTTACTAACAATTCTTTTATGCTAAATGGTTTTACAATATAATCATCAGCCCCAGATATAAATCCTTCTAATTTGTCTTCTTCTTGACCTTTTGCAGTTAACATTATAACTCCAATTTGATCAAATTGTTGTCTTATAAATTTACATACATCTATTCCACTCATATCTGGTAACATCACATCAAGTAAGGCTATTGATATGTCTGAGTGATTTGAAAGTTGCTCAATAGCTTCTGACCCACTTCCAGCTTCAATTATTTCATACCCTTCTCTTTTTAAATTTATACTTACAAAACTTCTTATACCTATTTCATCTTCTAAGACTAATATTTTTTCCTTCATTTTTTAATAATTCCTCCCAAAATTTCTATTTCTATTCATAAATTATAGAAAAATATTCCTTCATATTTTCTAATGTTAAGTCATATTTTTTAAAATTATCTTTATTCTTAACTACTAGTTGATAATAGTTATTATCTGTCTCAGCCAAGATACTATCCATTTTAGGACTTGCCTTAGTATCCTCAACTAAGTTTTTGGCAGATATACCTATTTCGAACAATTCTAAAGGCTCTTTACTACTCTTGTCATAGTAATAGAAAATATAATATGGTGTTTCCCCTTCTATGCTCTTTTGAATATATAGTTTATTTGCAAGATTGTCAGGTACTAAAAATTTAAAATTATTCTTATAGTTATAATAAACTTGGCTTATAAATATTGTATCTGCGTCTTTACCAGTTTTATTATTCCACTTTCTCCAACTCACAAGAGCCGATGGCTTACTATTTGATGCAAAATTTTCAATCATGTTATTATTTAGTACTGGTATGTCTAAAATTCCATCACGATTTTCATCTCTTACAGGCACATAGTAAGAATTAAATATAAGATTGTCATCATTAAATACTTTTTTAAGTTTATTATCTTTCATAAATAATATTTGAGTTGCATAACCATTTTCTTTTTTTAATGTAGGCATGCTTAGAATTACACCTTTTTTATTATTGTAGACTTTGCCTATTACTAAGTACAAATCATTTAAGTTTTTCACATTAGGTATTTTAATGGCATCAGTTGTAAATAATTCATTATCATTTGAGTAATTTAACATTGTTGTATACATTTCGCCACTACTACTATCGTAGTTCATCATTAAAATATCTAGTTTTAAGTCATTGTCTATAAACCCTACTTTTATTTTCATCTGAGTATATTTTTTATAATCATCTAACCAAGTTGGTTTTATTTTAGAAATCCTAGTGACTTTATTGTCTTTTATACTATATACATTCATAGTGGTTACTGACTTGTTGTTTATAAGTAATATAACTTCATCACTTCCATCATTGTTTAAGTCATAGAAGCTTGCGTACTCTATTTCCTCACCTTCTTCAAGGTAACTATCTTCTAATGTATATCCTTTATCATTTTTAGAAATAAGTACAAAACCAACCTTATTTATTTTCAAATTTACATCTTGTCTTTTTTGAAATGCAATTATATTTGAGTCTACTTCATTTATTTGCCCAACCTCACCTGAGTTATCCGGTAAGACTAACGTGGTTCCATCTAGGGATTTGTTTATAAAGGTGTATAATTCGTTATTTCCTTTATCGTAAATAATATTATCATCAAGTAGGTTTTCAGGTAAATCACTACTTGTATCACAGCCTGTTGTCATTATACACATAACAAATACTAAGGCTGCTATTTTTAGTAACTTCATATATTCCCTCCTATTTATATTTGTCAGCAAAGAAGTTCTTAAAATTATTTATCCTTTTTTCTTCTTGTTTTATTTTTTCTTCACATAAACCAGACCTTCCTAGTCTATCAGCCAGCGAAAGTAAGCTTATTTCTTCATAATCAGAATCATTAATTATTTCTTTTTCTTTAAAATATGGTAGCTTTTTATCGTAGAATAGTGGTTGCATGTGGTACTTTACTAAAATACATACCTCATTAATAAATTTTTCATCTTCTGTTACTTGATGCAAAAATTGTCTAGATAGTATTTCTCCTTGTAAATCATGTCCATAAGCAGTTATTTTATTTTTTCTTTTTTTTGTAGTTGTTAATTTACCTAAATCATGCAATAATGCAGACCACATAAATACTCTTTTATTTTTAGATTTTTCTTTCAAATCACTAGCTTTATCAATTACTAATAAAGTATGGTTTAACACATTTCCTTCAGGATGATGAGTTAAGTTTTGTTCTATATCTTCCAAGTTTTTAATTTTAATAAATGGTTTTTGTTCAAACGCTCCTTCATCAATTAACTTTCTAATTTCCACTGATGGTTTATCACTACTTTGCAATATATCATCCACTTTTAAAAATAGTTCTTTACAAGTCATAATAATCACTCTTTCTATTTTATTATACATGAAATTTTTCAAAATAAAAGATTACTTCCTTAAGTAAATCTTATTATATTCTATCATAAGATTGTTCTTTTATTTATATTTTCTTTTTTTCTTAAGATTTCTTATTATTATCTATTATGTATTTATACAAAAAAAATATAAAGCTAAATCTAAAGATATATAATAAAATAAAAATATACCTTTAAGATTCAGCTTTTATAGTATTTTATTTAGTTTTTAGGAAATTTATCGTCTGACCAAATTATATCTTCAAATTTATGTTCACTTAATTCATCTTCATCAACTTCTATATGAGTATTTTCGTCAATAGGATTTTCATATTCCTTCATATTTCTAAAAATGTTGCCTTCTACAATTTCCTCTTCATCATTTTTAACTTCTTCTACTTCAATAGTTTCTAAGGATTTTGTTTTTATATCATCTTCTTTTCTTGACTTTTTAGATGATTTTTTACCTTTGTCTTCTTTCGTAGGCTTACTATCTTTTTTCGATGTCTTCTTATTTGTTTTGTTTGATTTGTTTTTGCTATCTTCACTTGGTTGTTTCTTAGAATTCTTTTTGGATGATTTATTTGATTCTTTTTTCGTTTTTTTAGATTTTGTTGATTTTGATGATTTGCTATCTTTAGGTTGAGCTTCAACTTCTGTTTTATCTTTTTTACTTTCCACATCTATAATTTCTTTTGGCTCATCATTATCACTTTTATGTTTTTTATTTGAAGTTTTTCCTTTTTTATTTTCATCTTCATTAGAAGTAGATTTTTTCTTAGCTCCTAAATTAAGTTTAATTGCTTTCTTTCTCTTTCTTGTTGGTTCTTCTTGTACAATATCTTCATTATTTGATTTATTTTCATCTACTAAATCATTTAATATTACTTCATTATAATCTTCTACATATGAAGAGTTTTTCTTATTATTTCTTGGTTCTTTGTGTTTTGCATTTCTTCTCAGGTTATTTTTTGTATTAAACAAGTTTACACCCCCTTAAACTTACTTATTATAATATATATTCAGTTTAAGGGAATATATTTAACTTTTTAAGAATTATTTATTATTTTTAGGTGGTCTTGGTCCTATATACTGATATAAATTACTCTTTAACATACCATTATATAACTTTCTTCTTCTACTTGCTTCTTCTCCAAACTCATTTTCAAAGTCTTCGTAAGAAGTAATTAAGTAATATGACCAATTTTTAAGCTTTCTAAATGTATATCCCAGTTGTTTATAAAGCATTTTAACTGTATCTGCATCTTCTAGTCTTTCTCCGTAAGGCGGATTTGTTACTATAAATCCGTATTCTTCATCACTAGTAAACTCAGTAGCATCGCCATAGTTAAATTCTATATAATCTGCAACACCGGCTATTTCTGCATTTTCTCTAGCTATTTCTAAAGCTTCTTCGTCAATATCGTAACCATATATTTTAAACTCTATATTTTCATCTACTTTGGCATAGGCTTCTCGTCTTACATCCCACCAAATTTTTTTGTCCATAGTTCTCCATGACTCAGAAATAAACTCTCTATTCATACCTGGTGCCATATTTATTCCCTTCATAGCAGCTTCTATTAAAAGAGTTCCTGAGCCACACATTGGATCAACTAAAGTTCTTCCTGGTCTCCATGGAACAAGTTCCATTATGGCAGCAG
Proteins encoded:
- the walR gene encoding cell wall metabolism DNA-binding response regulator WalR, giving the protein MKEKILVLEDEIGIRSFVSINLKREGYEIIEAGSGSEAIEQLSNHSDISIALLDVMLPDMSGIDVCKFIRQQFDQIGVIMLTAKGQEEDKLEGFISGADDYIVKPFSIKELLVRVSALIRRVKKDDSKLKSNEIISDPFVLNIDKRKLYKNGLEIELTPTEFSIVKYLMVNAKKSLSRDQILNEVWGSNYLYDFKIVDVNIRRIRNKIEDDPSKPKYIQTVWGYGYCFRKDE
- a CDS encoding HD domain-containing protein, yielding MYNKIERVIIMTCKELFLKVDDILQSSDKPSVEIRKLIDEGAFEQKPFIKIKNLEDIEQNLTHHPEGNVLNHTLLVIDKASDLKEKSKNKRVFMWSALLHDLGKLTTTKKRKNKITAYGHDLQGEILSRQFLHQVTEDEKFINEVCILVKYHMQPLFYDKKLPYFKEKEIINDSDYEEISLLSLADRLGRSGLCEEKIKQEEKRINNFKNFFADKYK
- a CDS encoding THUMP domain-containing class I SAM-dependent RNA methyltransferase — its product is MKKEYTLVAPCFFGVEKMLNREIQNLGYEIIKTEDGRVTYKTDEAGIAKSNIYLRCAERVHLKVAEFEAKSFDELFEGTKRINWSKYIPFGAQFPISKASSIKSKLYSTPDIQSIVKKAIVESLKKSYLETGLLKEDKEKYPIFVFIHKDKVTLTIDTSGTALHKRGYRERANKAPIRETLAAAIMELVPWRPGRTLVDPMCGSGTLLIEAAMKGINMAPGMNREFISESWRTMDKKIWWDVRREAYAKVDENIEFKIYGYDIDEEALEIARENAEIAGVADYIEFNYGDATEFTSDEEYGFIVTNPPYGERLEDADTVKMLYKQLGYTFRKLKNWSYYLITSYEDFENEFGEEASRRRKLYNGMLKSNLYQYIGPRPPKNNK
- a CDS encoding ATP-binding protein, translated to MLHLEGLRKRVIKYYFIMIIITVALFEGLFMFYLQNYYYNSAKQSLISQANYTTDIYDGVGMESTSFENKVSNIFEKGKVNSNTNFSIEFIDKNKNVILDKYGIKTNEKYEYEDVNKALKGSSNLTPYTYNIVGTNEHVMSISVPLKVNNQIEGVVRYSLSLRKIDNTIIKLVFFFIIAGVIILLIAFLLSLRFAESLIKPLKNLKQFANELAQGNYNIKLKKEQLHDDEIADLVQTFEHMAVEIDKSRKLKEEFISSVSHELRTPLTSIKGWSETLAYEGIGKEELDLGLGIIQDETERMISLVEDLLDFSRLSSDRIRLQIDMVDVTKLAKGVVTQLAVKANEKNITLLTEFKTDEILDIQGDKNRLRQVLINLVQNAIKFTAEGGYVVVVVSQGEEFTTFTVTDNGVGINKENLTKVLDKFFQEDFNKSGSGLGLAISNEIVKLHGGKMIIDSEKGVGTNITFTLKNKIIESI